The segment TAGtttatacataatattttgtaTGTCTTCATCACCTATCCCTATACTGCCTGtctccacttccctctccccacaggtgaccataaatttgttctcttaaTCAGTGaatctttctcttctgttctatTCACTAATTTGTTAcagttttcagattccacatataagtgataccatatgtgtctttttctgcctgatttatttcacttaccacAATACCTTCCAAGTCCATTGATGTTGCTGTAAATGGggagttttcattcttttgatggatgagtaatattccattttatctaTTTACCACATCTTTtcccttcatctgttgatggagatTTAGGATGCTCCCATATCtcggcaattgtaaataatgctatgctgaatattggggtacaaatatctttttgaattagtgttttcatatttttcagatatatacccaggagtggaattactgggacatatggtatttctatttctAGCTTTTTGAAATACCTCCACACTGAAAAATTTCCACTTGCAAGCTCATTCAGAAACAATTCTCTGGAAGTTCCATCTTTTTCTTCACAgttgtttctttccttccattttttcacAAGATGAACAGGGGATTCAAAAACTGGTCTCTGCATTTTTAGCTATTTGATTCTGAGCAAGTCATAGAACTATTTCCTTAGCAAAAAATCAGATAAGGAGACTTATCTTTTAAGACCATTTATAAAATTCTAGAACATATTACTTCCTAGAGATTTAATTTTTCCTCTAATAAAGGGAAGGAGTCAAGTTTACgaactaaaagaataaatatcaacAGGACAATGTTTCtgtcaaatatttttgttttgtgttgaaaAGCGGGAAACACGTCTTTCTTTGCAAAAGGGAGGTGCTCTTACATAATTAGACAATGAATCTTGACCTTACATTTGATAATGAATTCTATAGTCAAAAATATCACTGTTTAACTTTTAATCAATATCAGAATCCACTGATATGCAAGTTGATAACAATTTCAATCATATTTTATGACAGCGTATCAATTGACCAATACAATAAAAAGAGGCATATGTTATTAGTGTGGATTGAGAAAGGCCGACAGAATAATTTAGCTTATTCATTTTCAAGTACCCTCAAGAATAAAGAACTATGGTTCAATAAAGTGTTCAATTTCTTTACCTGTGTGGCACTTAAAATACAGAATAGGAGCTATTACtaaaagaatccagaaaaatTTGGGGAATTTTTACATCTTTACCGTGTCCACATTTTTGTCAGTATGTCTCAGTTTTGATGGAACCATAAGTAACGACAGCACTGATACAGGAAAGGGCTCTATGTaatgaaatcaagaaagaaaaaaattgctcaGACTGCAGACTACTCTATGGCATACCTTGGATGAACAGACACACAAGGAAAATAATAGTGTTATCATCAGATGGGAAAGGTTATTGGTCCCTACCCTGCAACTGCTATGGGATCACTTAGGGCTGAAGATGATTCTCCAGTTAAATAGGCCCACAGGTTACATTaaggggcaagagaagaaaagacatCAGACATTAGAGATTAAATCCTGCCAAGAGGACATTAGAAAGACAAATGAAGATTGTGACAAAAGAATAAGAGGAAGAGGATACAGTGGAGGaagaaaaagacttaaaaaaataaagaaaaggtggCATAACTGGTTTCATTCATTTTGTGATTCTCTTCAAGGTTTTCTTCACAGCAATTTTGACATCCTTGTTCCTGAGGCTATAAATGAGAGGGTTCAGCATGGGTACCACATTAGTGTAAAGCACTGAGAAAAATTTTCCCTGCTCCACAAAACTAGAAGACGGTGGCCTGACATGAGTGAGCAGCCCAAATCCATAGAATAGACCAACTGTTGTAATATGGGACCCACAGGTGCTCAAGGCTTTAGACCAACCTTTAGATGATGGTATATGAAGAATATTGAAAAGAATCAAAGCATAAGAAATTAAGATAATGAGGCTAGATACTATGACAACTGTCCCCACAACAGCAGAAACCAGGATCTCATTGGCATAAGTGCTGCTGCAGGAGAGCTGGAGGAGTGGGAGAATGTCACACATATAATGGCTAATGATGCTGGAACCACAAAAGATCAGCCTCATCATACACCCTGTGTGGACCGTGGCTCCGGCAAACCCCATCACATACGAACCAGACATCAGCAGAGAACACACCTGAGGGGACATGGCCACTGTATACAGCAAgggcttacagatggccacatagcgatcATAGGCCATGGCTGTCAACACATAGCACTCAGAGCTgacaaaaaagcagaagaaaaacagcTGAGACATACATCCTGTAAAGGAGATGACATTCCTCTTGGAAATAAAGTTCATTAGCATTTTGGGGTTAAAGACAGATGAGTAACAGAGGTCAATAAAAGAGAGATTGAACAGaaaaaagtacatgggggtgtgcaggtGTGAATTTAGAGAAATTAGAATCATCAAGCATAaatttcccaacc is part of the Bos javanicus breed banteng chromosome 29, ARS-OSU_banteng_1.0, whole genome shotgun sequence genome and harbors:
- the LOC133241812 gene encoding olfactory receptor 143-like, which codes for MNMENASSVTEFILMGLTEQPKLQLPLFFLFLLNYLVTGLGNLCLMILISLNSHLHTPMYFFLFNLSFIDLCYSSVFNPKMLMNFISKRNVISFTGCMSQLFFFCFFVSSECYVLTAMAYDRYVAICKPLLYTVAMSPQVCSLLMSGSYVMGFAGATVHTGCMMRLIFCGSSIISHYMCDILPLLQLSCSSTYANEILVSAVVGTVVIVSSLIILISYALILFNILHIPSSKGWSKALSTCGSHITTVGLFYGFGLLTHVRPPSSSFVEQGKFFSVLYTNVVPMLNPLIYSLRNKDVKIAVKKTLKRITK